The region ATAGCCTGATAAATGGAGAAGACGATGAAATACGAATTAACCGCCACCGAAGCGCGAGTGATTGGCTGTTTGCTGGAAAAGCAGGTCACCACCCCGGAACAGTATCCGCTCTCTGTTAATGGCGTAGTGACGGCCTGCAACCAAAAGACCAATCGTGAGCCGGTGATGAACTTGTCGGAATCCGAGGTGCAGGATCAGCTCGATAATCTGGTGAAACGCCATTTTCTGCGTACCGTCAGTGGGTTCGGCAATCGCGTCACCAAGTATGAGCAGCGTTTTTGCAACTCAGAGTTTGGTAACCTCAAACTCAGCACCGGGGAAGTCGCGCTCATTACGACGTTGCTGCTGCGTGGCGCACAGACGCCAGGAGAACTGCGTAGCCGCGCATCCCGGATGTACGAATTTAGCGACATGGCAGAAGTGGAATCGACGCTGGAAAAACTGGCAACCCGTGAAGATGGCCCTTACGTGGTGCGTCTGGCGCGTGAGCCGGGTAAACGAGAAAGCCGTTATATGCATCTGTTCTGCGGTGATGTCGATGAAACGATCGCCACGGCGGATGAGCCTCAGGCGGTTTCCGGTGATTTGCAGGCCCGCGTTGAGGCGCTGGAAACCGAAGTCGCCGAGCTCAAGCAACGGCTTGATTCACTCCTGGCGCACCTGGGAGACTAATGTGAAAAAATTACGTATTGGTGTTGTCGGTCTGGGCGGTATTGCGCAAAAAGCCTGGCTCCCCGTTCTGGGTGCGGCTTCGGAGTGGACGTTACAAGGTGCCTGGTCACCCTCGCGTGAAAAAGCGGAGCGTATTTGCGATACCTGGAGGATGCCGTAC is a window of Citrobacter sp. Marseille-Q6884 DNA encoding:
- a CDS encoding YceH family protein, with the translated sequence MKYELTATEARVIGCLLEKQVTTPEQYPLSVNGVVTACNQKTNREPVMNLSESEVQDQLDNLVKRHFLRTVSGFGNRVTKYEQRFCNSEFGNLKLSTGEVALITTLLLRGAQTPGELRSRASRMYEFSDMAEVESTLEKLATREDGPYVVRLAREPGKRESRYMHLFCGDVDETIATADEPQAVSGDLQARVEALETEVAELKQRLDSLLAHLGD